The Pseudomonas sp. MPC6 nucleotide sequence AGCGCCTGGACGACCTGGACATGCGCCTGCGCCGCGCGTTCGAACGCAACCTCAATACCCGTCGCGAACGCCTGATTCGTCTGGAAACCCGCCTTGCCGGGCAACATCCCGGTCGGCAGCTGGCGATGCTCCGTCAGCGCCTCGACAGTTTTGCCGAACGCCTGCCCCGGGCCATGCGCGAAGGCCTCAAGGGCCGCCGCCTGCAACTGCAAAGCCAGATGCAGACGCTGCATGTGGTCAGCCCGCTGGCGACCCTCAGCCGTGGCTACAGCATTCTGCTGGACGAGCGCGGCAACGCGATCCGCAACGCTGCGCAAACCCACACCGGCCAGCGCCTGAAAGCCAGACTGGGCGAAGGCGAACTGCAAGTGCGGGTCGAAGACAATCACCTGACGCCTGTCACCCTCTCTTTACTGGATTGATCCATGCCGCGCTTTCTCGCTCCGCTGCTGTTGCTGTGCCTGACCTTCAACGCCCACGCCGACAGTTACATCACCCGCCTGCTGAACAAACCGGTACCGGGTGGCGTGGCGGTGGTCGACCTGGGCGCCTCCACCCAGGCGCCAAAAGCCAGCTATCAGGGCAAACCGGTGCTGGTGGTCAAGGAACAGAACAATTGGCTGGCGATTGTCGGCGTGCCGTTGACGGTCAAGCCGGGCACGCAGCAAATCAGCAGCGGTAATCGCAATCTGAGTTTCACCGTTGGCAGCAAGAAATACCCGGAACAGCGCATCACCCTGAAGAACAAGCAGCAGGTCAATCCGGACCCGGAAAATCTCAAGCGCATCGAGGGCGAGTTGGCCGAGCAGATCCAGGCCTACCGCAGTTTCAGTCCGAATACGCCGAGCAACCTGTTACTGGACAAACCGGTCAACGGCCCGTTGTCGAGCAAGTTCGGTGTGCGCCGCTTCTTTAATGGCGAAGAGCGCAATCCCCATGCAGGCCTGGACTTCGCGGTGCCGGCGGGCACGCCGATCAAGACCCCGGCGGCGGGCAAGGTGATTCTGGTCGGCAATTACTTCTTTAATGGCAACACGGTGTTTGTCGATCATGGGCAGGGCTTTATCAGCATGTTCTGTCACATGTCGAAGATTGACGTGAAGGTTGGGCAGCAGTTGGCCCGTGGTGGGGTGGTCGGGAAAGTCGGGGCTACCGGGCGGGCGACCGGGCCGCATATGCACTGGAATATCAGCCTGAATGATGCGCGGGTGGATCCGGCGATCTTTATAGGTGCGTTTCAGCCTTGAGTCTTCGGTGAGGCTGACGGCCCCTTCGCTGGCAAGCCAGCTCCTACAGGGATCGATGGTGTACATGGAAATCAAGTTCACCCGATCACTGTAGGAGCTGGCTTGCCAGCGAAGGCGGCATCACAGGCGCAAACGTAACCACAGAAATAAACCGCCTATTCCGCCTCCAGATCCTCGATCCCATGAATTTCCCTGTGCGCCAGGCACTCTTCGATCCAGGCCCGGGTTTCCTCCGAGAAGCCCGCCAGTTCTTCAGATGTGATCAGCTCATGGGTACACAGCCCCAGCAAATGAGCAGGCGCCTCGCTGCGTGAGTGACTGTAAACGCCAAACGCCCAGTACAACTCCTGCTGACCGGCCTTGAGCCTCTCCTCGCTGGCTTCAATACGCTCATAAGGCGCCAGGCTTTTATCCAGCACCATCCGCTCGACCTCCTCCATGATCCGGATACACATCCGCTCATGGGCCACCGGACGCAATGCGCTGTATAGCTTCCAATCCGATTCGTTCATTGTCGACTCCCGCTTCCCAAGTCGCCTGGTTCAAGCTTTAAGCATAGCTGCGCCGACCGAGACCAAGGCGACAACTTTCAATTGCGCATCGCTCGAACCTCGCGCAAAGATAAAAACAATCAGCGCCAATCACCGCAATAAAATCTCGATAAACCCGCCATTACGAGTATTCCTCTCAATTTTTTTCGACCGCTTGCCATCCTTTGTTCTCGCGGTTAGGGTTGAAGACATGAAAACCTCTCACACCCTCATTCAGCGTCGCCAGCACCGCAGCCTGTGCCTTGTCAGTGCACGACTGCCGGGCTGAATCGCGGTGCCTCGCCCCACGCTTTTCCCAAGAACATTTTGATCCACCGGCAGGCCGCCTCTTTTCGGCCCACACAATAAGGATTTCCCATGAGCATGCTCAAAGACCCGTCTTCGAAATACCGCGCGTTCCCGACCATCGACATCCCGGACCGTACCTGGCCGTCGAAGACCATCACCGCCGCGCCGATCTGGTGCAGTTCCGACCTGCGTGACGGTAACCAGTCGCTGATCGAGCCGATGGACGCGACCAAGAAGCTGCGTTTCTGGAAAACCCTGGTGCAAGTGGGCGTGAAAGAAATCGAAGCCTCGTTCCCGGCGGCTTCGCAAACCGACTTCGACTTCGTGCGCACCCTGATCGAAGGCGGCCACATCCCGGACGACACCACCATCCAGGTGCTGACCCAGGGCCGTGAAGACTTGATCGAGCGCACCTTCGAATCCCTGCGCGGGGCGAAGAAAGCCATCGTTCACCTGTACAACGCGACCTCCCCGTCCTTCCGCCGCATCGTCTTCAACCAGGACAAGGACGGGATCAAGGAAATCGCGGTGAGCGCGGCCAAGCTGTTCGTCAAATACGCCGCCCAGCAGCCGGACACCGAGTGGACCTTCGAGTACTCGCCGGAAACCTTCAGCGCCACCGAACTGGAATTCGCCAAGGAAGTCTGCGACGCGGTGATCGAAGTCTGGAACCCGACGCCCGAGCACAAGATGATCCTCAACCTGCCGGCCACCGTCGAATGCGCGACCCCGAACATCTATGCCGACCAGATCGAATGGTTTGGCCGCCACATCAACCGTCGTGACAGCGTGATCATCAGCCTGCACACCCACAACGACCGTGGCACCGGCGTGGCCGCCACCGAGCTGGGCCTGATGGCCGGCGCCGACCGTGTCGAAGGCTGCCTGTTCGGCAACGGCGAGCGTACCGGTAACGTCGACCTGGTGACCGTGGCCCTGAACCTCTACACCCAGGGCGTGCACCCTGAGCTGGACTTCTCCGACATCGACGGCGTGCGCAAAGTCGTCGAAGAGTGCAACCAGATCCAGGTGCACCCACGTCATCCATACGTCGGCGACCTGGTGCACACCGCGTTCTCCGGCTCGCACCAGGATGCGATCCGCAAGGGCTTCGCCCAGCAGAAACCGGACGCCCTGTGGGAAGTGCCGTACTTGCCGATCGACCCGGCCGACATCGGCCGCAGCTACGAGGCGGTGATCCGCGTCAACAGCCAGTCGGGCAAGGGCGGTATCGCCTACCTGCTGGAACAGGAATATGGCATCAGCTTGCCGCGTCGCATGCAGATCGAATTCAGCCAGGTCGTGCAGCGTGAAACCGACCGCCTGGGCCTGGAAATGACCGCCAAGCAGATTCACTCGCTGTTGATCAGCGAATACCTGCAAGCCAATACCCCGTACGCGCTGGTCAGCCATCGCCTGCAGGAAGAAAACGGCAACAGCGCCGTCGAAGTGGAAGTCGCCAGCAAAGGCCAGGGCGAAACCAACCTGCACTGGCGCGGCAAGGGCAACGGCGCCCTGGAAGCGCTGGTGGCCGGCCTGCCGATTCCGGTAGAAATCATGGACTACAACGAGCACGCCATCGGCGCGGGCACCAATGCCAAGGCGGCGGCCTACATTGAACTGCGAGTGAACGGTGAACGTGCGGTGCATGGTGTGGGGATCGATGAGAACATCACTACCGCCAGCTTCAAGGCGCTGTTCAGTGCGCTGAACCGCTCGTTGAGCCAGCCGGAAGCGAAAGCGGCGTAAACACCGTCACCGAAATGCAAAAGGCCCCTTGGTGAAAACCTGGGGGCCTTTTTTTGCCTGCCTGTTTTTGTGTTGTCTGTGCCGGCCTCTTCGCGAGCAAGCCGGCTCCCACATTTGATCGATGTGAACACAGAACTTGTGTACACCAAAAACCCACTGTGGGAGCGGACTTGCCCGCGAAGGCGTTGGTTCAGGCAACCCAAATCTCAGGTGAATTCAAAAGTATCGGCATCCAGATTCGCCGGAAACCGCGTACGGTAGGCTTGCAGATCCGCCGCATTCAGCACCACCTGAAACACCCCATCCGCCTCCCCCGCGCTCAACAACGTCTCACCCTGGAAATCCAGCACCTGACTGTCACCGGTATACGCAAAGCCCTTGCCATCAGTCCCCACGCGATTAACCGCCGCCACATAGCACAGGTTTTCAATCGCCCGCGCCGGCAGCAACCGGTTCCAGTGCTGTCGCCGCGCACCCGGCCAGTTGGCGGTGTACAGCAACAGGTCGGTGTCCTGGGCATCACGGCTCCACACCGGGAAACGCAGGTCGTAGCAAATCAGCGGCCGCACCCGCCAGCCCTTGAGCTCGAACTGTACCTGGCGCTCGCCGGGGGTGAAGTGGTTGTGCTCGCCGGCCATGCGAAACAGGTGGCGCTTGTCGTAATGCAACACCTCGCCGTCCGGCCGCGCCCACAACAGGCGATTGCGATGGCTGCCATCGGCGGCCTGGACGATGAGGGTGCCGGTGATCACCGCGTCGAATTTCGCCGCCTGGACGCGCAGCCATTTGCTGGTCGGCCCGTTCTCGGGCTCGGCGAGGGTCTCCGAGTCCATGGAAAAACCGGTGGTGAACATCTCCGGCAGGATGATCAGGTCAGCACCGCGCGCCTGTTCCAGCAATTGCGCGAAATGCTCCAGATTGGCCTGGCGGTCGTGCCAGGCCAGGGTGGTCTGGATCAGCGCGATGTTCAGATTGGGCAGTGCACTCAGATCACGCATAATTTTTCCGCTGCTTCACGCAGGGTCTCCTCGCGTTTGGCGAAGCACAGGCGCACCAGGCGCTGGCCTTTGGGTGGAGTCTGGTAGAACACCGAGATCGGGATACTTGCAACACCGTGTTCGCGAGTCATCCACAGCGCCATCTCGACGTCATTGAGGTCCGGACGGATCTGCGAGTAATCGACCAGCTGGAAGTAAGTGCCGGCCACTCGGGAGAAGCTGAAGCGCGATGGCGTCAGCAGGTCGCAGAACAGATCCCGCTTGGCCTGATAAAAGGCCGGCAGCGCTTGCACATGTTCCGGGTGTTCGGCCATGTAATCGGCCAAGGCGTATTGCAGCGGCGTCACGCCGCAGAAACTGACGTACTGGTGCACCTTGCGCAGCTCGGCGGTCAGGGCAGGGGGTGCGACCACATAGCCGGTTTTCCAGCCGGTGACGTGATAGGTCTTGCCGAAGGAGCTGACCACGAATGCGCGCTGATACAGCTCCTCATGGGCCAGCACGCTGGCATGCGGCACGCCGTCGAACACCAGGTGCTCATAGACTTCGTCGCTGACCAGGTAGATGTCACGGTCGCGGATCAAGGTCGCCAGCTGATCCAGCTCGGCATGGCTGATCAGTGCACCGCTGGGGTTGTGCGGGGTATTGAGGATGATCATCCGCGTGCGCGGGCTCAGGGCGTCAGCGAGTGCCTCGAAGTCGATGGCGAAATCATTCAGGCCCAGTGGCACATGCACGCAACGACCACCGGCCAGCGCTACCGAAGGCTCATAGCTGTCGTAGGCCGGATCGAACACGATCACTTCATCGCCGCTGTGGATAACCGCCTGAATGGCACAGAAAATCGCCTGGGTCGCGCCAGGCGTGACCGTCACTTCATCGTCGGCATCGACGTCGACGCCATAGCTGCGGGCGATCTTCGCCGCAATCTGCTGCCGCAACACCGCCAGGCCGGTCATCGGTGAATACTGGTTGTGGCCACTGGCGATATGCCGACCGACCGCATCGCGCAGGGCCTGCGGACCATCGAAATCGGGAAAACCCTGGGACAGGTTCAACGCCCCGGTCTGTGCCGCGAGCTGAGACATCTGCGTGAAGATAGTGATGCCGACATTCGGCAGCTTGCTGGTGATCATCGGTAGCCCCTTGCAGGTGAGCTGCAAGTTTCAAGCTGCAAGCTGCAAGTGGTCAAGCAGCAAACCATCAGACACAAAAAAGGGCCCCTGACAGGACCCTTTATTGCTTTAACTTGAAGCTTGAAGCTTGAAGCTGCTTCTATTTCTTATCGCGGCGCTTCTTGTCGGCCTTCTTGTGGTGCGACATCATGCGGCGCTTCTTGTTGACCTGACGGTCGGTGAGCGAGTTCTTGTTACCTTCGTACGGGTTCTCGCCACCCTTGAACTCGATGCGGATCGGCGTACCGACCAGCTTCAAGACACGACGGTAAGTGTTTTCCAGGTAACGGACGTAAGACTTCGGCACCTTCTCGATCTGGTTACCGTGGATCACGATGATCGGCGGGTTCGCACCACCCAAGTGGGCATAACGCAGCTTGATCCGACGGTTGTTGACCATCGGCGGCGCGTGTTCACCGACCGCATCTTCCAGAATCGTGGTCAGGCGGTTCGTTGGCCAGCGGGTGACCGCAGACTTGAACGAGTTCTGTACGGAGGCGTAGAGGTTACCCACGCCGGTGCCGTGCAGCGCCGAGATGAAGTGAATGTCGGCGTAGTCAACGAAGAACAGTCGACGTTGCAGCTCGACCTTGACGAAGTCGCGCTCGCTCGGCGTCATGCCGTCCCACTTGTTGATCGCGATCACCAGCGCACGACCCGACTCAATGGCGAAGCCCAGCAGGTTGAGATCGTGATCGACCACGCCTTCGCGGGCGTCCATGACGAAGATCACCACGTTGGCGTCTTTGATTGCCTGCAGGGTCTTGACCACGGAGAATTTTTCGACTTCTTCGTGGATCTTGCCGCGCTTGCGCACACCGGCGGTGTCGATCAGCGTGTACTTCTCGTCGTTACGCTCGAACGGGATGTAGATACTGTCGCGGGTGGTGCCGGGCTCGTCATAGACGATGACCCGGTCTTCACCGAGCATGCGGTTGACCAGGGTCGACTTGCCGACGTTCGGGCGGCCGATGATGGCGATCTTGATCCCGTCTTTTTCGCTCGGGCCAGGAATGCGCTTGGCTTCCTCGCCTTCGGCAACGATCTCTTCCTCGCCTTCTTCCAGCTCGTCATCGTCTTTCGGGAAGTCGCTCAGGGCGATTTCCAGCATCTGGGTGATGCCACGGCCATGTGCACCGGCGATCGGGATCGCGTGGCCCATGCCCAACGGGGCGAATTCGGCGCGGGCCATTTCCGGGTCGATGTTATCGACCTTGTTGGCAACCACGTAGGAACGCTTGTTACGTTTGCGCAAATGCTCGGCGATCATCTGGTCGGCGGCGGTGAAACCGGCCTTGGCATCTACCAGGAATAGAACGACATCCGCTTCTTCAATGGCCAGCAGCGACTGCTCGGCCATTTTTTCGTCCATACCGTGCTCGTCACCGGAGATACCGCCGGTGTCGACCAGAATGTAGGAACGCCCTTGCCACTTGGCCTCACCGTATTGGCGATCACGGGTCAGACCGGACAAGTCGCCGACGATGGCGTCGCGAGTCCTGGTCAGGCGGTTGAACAAGGTGGACTTGCCGACGTTCGGTCGGCCCACCAGGGCGATTACGGGAACCATGCGGCTCTCCACTTCGTTATTTCAGAAAATACAAAAGCCGCTGCTAAGCAGCGGCTGGTGCTCGGGGCAATCACTGTAGGAGCGGGCTTGCTCGCGAAAAACGCAACGACACCGCGTTTATTCAGACATCAAACGTAATCGTTGACGTCCATCGCGAGCAAGCCCGCTCCTACAAGTGAAGCCGCTTGGGGGTTAAACCCCAAGCATAGTTCTTACTTAATGGTCAGGGCTTCCAGTTTGCCACTGTTGCCATATACATAAATCGTATCACCCACCACCAGCGGACGAGCGCGCAGGCCGTCGCTGTCGATGCGTTCGCGGCCGACGAAACGACCGTCCACCTGGCTCAGCAGGTGCAGGTAACCTTCCAGGTCACCGACTGCCACATAGCTGGAGTACACCTCTGGCGCCGACAGTTGACGGCGAGCCAGCGAATCGTTGCTCCACAAGGCTGTGGTGGAACGTTCGTCGACGCCTTCAACAGTGCCCGAAGCCAGGCTTACATAGACGCTGCCAAAACCCTGGGCGACACCGGCATAGCTGGAAGCATCACGCTGCCAGAGCTGGCGACCGCTATCCAGGTCCAGTGCCGCAATGCGACCCTGGTAGCTGGCGACATACAGCGTACTGCCGGACAACAACAGGCCACCGTCGATATCGACCACACGCTCCAGTTCCGAACGCCCTTGTGGAATCGCTACACGCTGTTCCCACACCGGCACGCCGTTGGAAATATCGAGCGCGACCACTTTGCCGGTCGACAGGCCAGCCACCGCGAGGCGGTTGGTGACGATCGGTGCACTGGTGCCGCGCAGGGTCAGGACCGCTGGCGTGCTGTCATACAACCAGCGTTGGGTGCCGGTGGCGGCATCCAGGCCGATCAGACGGTCGTCCTGAGTCTGGACCACTACCACGTCACCGTTGTTGGCCGGCGGCGCGAGGACTTCACTGGACACGCGAGCGCGCCATTTCTCTTCGCCGCTGCTGGCGTCCAGGGCAACGATTTCACCCTTGAGCGTACCGATCGTGAGCAACCCGTAAGCCACGCCAACGGCGCCGGAAACAGGCAGATCGAGATCTTTCTCCCATTTGACGTTGCCGTTGCTGCGATCCAGCGCCATCACCTCACCGGTGACGTCGGCGGCATAGATGGTATCGCCATCGATCGCCGGCACCAGCATGTTGTAGGTTTCGCCCTGACCGTCACCGATCGAACGACTCCACTGCTTTTGCAGAACCACCTCTTCCTTGAAGTCGGTCAACTCGGCCGGCGGCAGTTCTTTCTTGCTGTTGCTGCTGCAACCCGCGGCCAGTACGGCCAGAGCCAGCAATGCTGCATGTTTCCAACGAATCACGTCACGCATCCCCTTTGGCCAGGTCGTCCAGCTTGATTTGTAGGCCGCCGACTGCCGCTTCATCCGACAGTGCCGCCTTGGCTTTCTGATACGCCGCATTCGCTTCGTCGGCACGACCCAACTGCACCAGCAGGTCGCCCTTGAGTTCCTCGCGAGTAGCCAGGAAAGCGGTATCGGCATCGCCTTCGAGCAGTTTCAGGGCTTCATCGGCCTTGTCCTGCGCGGCCAGCACCTGCGCCAGGCGCTGACGGGCGATTTCGCCCAGTGCCGGGTTGGCCGGTTTGGCGACGATGGCTTTGAGCTCGGTGGCCGCGTCATCCAGCTTGCCGCTGTCGACCGCGACTTTCGCCACGAACAGGCTGCCGTACTGCGCGTAGGCGCTGCCGCCGAATTCGCTGTTGAGCTTGCCGGCCAGGTCCGAAACACGGGCGGCATCAGGCTTGCCGCTTGGCGTCAGCGTGGTTTCCAGCAACTGCTGATAGAGAATCGAGGCGCCTTGCGACTGATTGCTCTGATACTTCTGCCAGGCCTGCCAGCCGAACACGATGACCAGCGCCAACAGGCCGCCAGTCACCAGGGGCTTACCGTTGCGTGTCCACCAGTCCTTCAAATCCGCCAGCTGTTCGTCTTCGGTACTCGACACCCCAATACTCCTTAATCGCTAAATCGGCTGTTTGACAGCTTCAACCCTGCACGATGCAGGTGGCCAGGTGTGCGGCAAGCGCATCCCAGGCAACGCTTTGTTGTTCGCCCTGGCCACGCAGGGGTTTGAAACCTACCACTTGCTGGGCCATTTCGTCGTCGCCGAGGATCAGCGCGTACAACGCACCGCTCTTGTCGGCTTTCTTGAACTGGCTTTTGAAGCTGCCGGCACCGGCATTGACTTGCAGGCGCAGGTTGGGCAATTGGTCACGCACCCGCTCGGCCAGAGCCAAGCCGGCCAGCTCGGCTTCTTCACCGAAGGCACAGAGGTAGACGTCGACCTGACGGGAGATCTCTTCCGGGATCTGCTCCAGGGTTTCAAGCAACAACACCAGGCGCTCGATGCCCATGGCGAAACCGACGCCAGGGGTCGGCTTGCCGCCCATCTGCTCGACCAGGCCGTCGTAACGACCACCGGCACACACGGTGCCCTGGGCGCCCAACTTGTCGGTGACCCATTCGAAAACGGTCTTGCTGTAATAATCCAGCCCGCGCACCAGCTTCGGGTTGATCACGTAGGGAATGCCGGCGGCGTCCAGGCGAGCCCTGAGGCCCTCGAAGTGCACGCGGGATTCTTCGTCGAGGTAGTCGGCCATTTTCGGCGCGTCCACCAGTACCGCTTGGGTGTCGGCGTTCTTGGTGTCCAGCACCCGCAGCGGGTTGGTCTTCAGACGGCGTTGGCTGTCTTCGTCCAGCTTGTCCAGGTGTGCCGAGAGGAACTCGACCAATGCTTCGCGATAACGGCCGCGGGACTCGGCGGTGCCCAGGCTGTTGAGCTCGAGCTTGACCGCGTCACGGATGCCCAGCTCGCCCCACAGGCGCCAGGTCAGCACGATCAGCTCGGCATCGATGTCCGGACCGTCGAGATTGAATACTTCGCAACCGATCTGGTGGAACTGGCGATAACGGCCTTTTTGCGGACGTTCGTGGCGGAACATCGGGCCGATGTACCAGAGTTTCTGCACCTGGCCACCGCCGGTGATGCCATGTTCCAGCACCGCGCGCACGCAGGCCGCCGTGCCTTCGGGGCGCAGGGTCAGGGAGTCGCCGTTGCGGTCGTCGAAGGTGTACATTTCTTTTTCGACGATGTCGGTCACTTCACCGATGGAGCGCTTGAACAGCTCGGTGAACTCGACGATCGGCATGCGGATCTGCTTGTAACCGTAGTTATCCAGCAAACGCGAGACGGTGCCCTCGAAATGACGCCACAGGGGCGTCTGTTCGGGCAGGATATCGTTCATGCCACGGATGGCTTGCAGGGACTTGCTCACTTTAAATCCTTAAATTCGTTCAGCGCTTCAGTCGGGCTTAGCCACGCGCGATAACAGCAGCGTCGGCTTCGACCTTTTCGGCCGCTTTCTGGCGGATCAAGCGTTCCAGCTCATCCACCAGATTGTCATTCGTCAGTTTCTGCGACGGCTTGCCGTCGATGTAAATCAGGTTTGGCGTGCCGCCAGTCAAGCCGATATGGGCTTCCTTGGCTTCGCCCGGCCCGTTGACCACACAGCCGATGACCGCGACATCCAGCGGCACCAGCAGGTCTTCGAGGCGCCCTTCCAGTTCGTTCATGGTCTTGACCACATCGAAGTTCTGCCGCGAGCAACTCGGGCAGGCGATGAAGTTGATGCCACGGGAACGCAGGTGCAGGGATTTGAGAATGTCGTAGCCGACTTTCACTTCCTCGACCGGGTCGGCCGCCAACGAGATGCGGATAGTATCGCCAATCCCTTCGGCGAGCAGCATACCGAGGCCCACGGCGGATTTCACCGTGCCTGAACGCAAACCACCGGCTTCGGTGATGCCCAGGTGCAGCGGCTGGACGATTTCCTTGGCCAGCAAGCGGTAGGCAGCCACGGCCATGAACACGTCGGAGGCTTTCACGCTGACCTTGAAGTCCTGGAAATTCAGGCGCTCGAGGTGCTCGACGTGGCGCAACGCAGACTCGACCAGCGCGGCCGGGGTCGGCTCGCCGTATTTCTTTTGCAGGTCTTTTTCCAGGGAGCCGGCGTTGACGCCGATCCGGATCGGAATCCCGCGATCACGGGCCGCATTGACCACGGCGCGCACCCGGTCTTCGCGACCGATGTTGCCCGGGTTGATCCGCAGGCAGTCAACGCCCAGTTCGGCGACGCGCAGCGCGATCTTGTAGTCGAAGTGGATGTCGGCCACCAAGGGCACCTTGACCAGCTGCTTGATCTTGCCGAACGCTTCGGCGGCGTCCATATCCGGTACGGAAATCCGCACGATATCGACGCCGGCGGCTTCCAGGCGGTTGATCTGGGCCACGGTGGCGGCCACGTCATTGGTGTCGCTGTTGGTCATGCTCTGCACAGCGATAGGTGCATCGCCGCCCACAGGCACGTTACCGACCCAGATCTTGCGGGATTCGCGACGTTTGATTGGAGATTCGCCGTGCATGACTTATTGACCCAACTTCAGGCGAGCAGTCTCGCCACTGGTGAACGGAGCGGCATCAACCACCTGCCCGTTGTAACTGACCTGCGCGCCACGGGCATAGCCCAGGCGCACGGTGAACGGCGGCTTGCCACTGACGGAAACGTTTTCGCCTTTGCGCTTGAGACCACTCAACAGCACCTTGCCGGTACCGTCGGTGACTTGCGTCCAGCAATCGGCGGTGTAACGCAGTTGAACCTGGCCCTGGCCGGCCACCGCAGCCGCCGCGACTGGCGCCGGAACGGTCGGCGCCACCGGCGCGGTCACTACCGGTGCCGGTACCGCGGGAACAGCGGGCCCTGGCGTTGCCGGCGTGGCGACAACTGGCGCGGTGCTGCGCGCCGGTGCGGCGGGCGCCGGAGTAGCGGGTACGGTGGCTTCAGCGGCGGTCGAGGCGTCAGCCGAAGTCTCGGCCTGCGGCAAGGCGAGCGCGGTCGCGCCTTCAGCCTCGCCCTGCGCGACGGCCTGGTCTTCCGGCTCGTCCAGCGGATGGATCTGGGTCGTGCCGTCGGCGCCTTCGACTTCGACGTGTTCCGGGCTCAGAGTGACCGGCTCCTTGGTGCGCGACGACGTCTGATCCTGCCACCAGATAAATCCGCCACCGATCACCGCGATCAGCAACAACAGGCTGACAATCCGCAAAATGGTGTGGGACACCCGGACCGGCTCTTCGATACGACCCAGGCTGTGAACGGCGCTGCCTTGGGAATCGGTGCCGGTGGACTGGTCGAACTGTTGCACCAGCACGGTTTGATCCATGCCCAGCAATTTGGCGTAGGCGCGGATGTAACCGCGGGCAAAGGTATGCCCCGGCAGCTTGTCGAACGCGCCGGCTTCCAGATTGCCCAGGGAATTGACGGTGAGGTTGAGCTTGAGGGCCACTTCGGCCAGCGACCAGCCATTGCTTTCGCGAGCCTGGCGCAATGTATCACCGGGATTTACGCGATTCGCT carries:
- the der gene encoding ribosome biogenesis GTPase Der, yielding MVPVIALVGRPNVGKSTLFNRLTRTRDAIVGDLSGLTRDRQYGEAKWQGRSYILVDTGGISGDEHGMDEKMAEQSLLAIEEADVVLFLVDAKAGFTAADQMIAEHLRKRNKRSYVVANKVDNIDPEMARAEFAPLGMGHAIPIAGAHGRGITQMLEIALSDFPKDDDELEEGEEEIVAEGEEAKRIPGPSEKDGIKIAIIGRPNVGKSTLVNRMLGEDRVIVYDEPGTTRDSIYIPFERNDEKYTLIDTAGVRKRGKIHEEVEKFSVVKTLQAIKDANVVIFVMDAREGVVDHDLNLLGFAIESGRALVIAINKWDGMTPSERDFVKVELQRRLFFVDYADIHFISALHGTGVGNLYASVQNSFKSAVTRWPTNRLTTILEDAVGEHAPPMVNNRRIKLRYAHLGGANPPIIVIHGNQIEKVPKSYVRYLENTYRRVLKLVGTPIRIEFKGGENPYEGNKNSLTDRQVNKKRRMMSHHKKADKKRRDKK
- a CDS encoding pyridoxal phosphate-dependent aminotransferase gives rise to the protein MITSKLPNVGITIFTQMSQLAAQTGALNLSQGFPDFDGPQALRDAVGRHIASGHNQYSPMTGLAVLRQQIAAKIARSYGVDVDADDEVTVTPGATQAIFCAIQAVIHSGDEVIVFDPAYDSYEPSVALAGGRCVHVPLGLNDFAIDFEALADALSPRTRMIILNTPHNPSGALISHAELDQLATLIRDRDIYLVSDEVYEHLVFDGVPHASVLAHEELYQRAFVVSSFGKTYHVTGWKTGYVVAPPALTAELRKVHQYVSFCGVTPLQYALADYMAEHPEHVQALPAFYQAKRDLFCDLLTPSRFSFSRVAGTYFQLVDYSQIRPDLNDVEMALWMTREHGVASIPISVFYQTPPKGQRLVRLCFAKREETLREAAEKLCVI
- a CDS encoding tetratricopeptide repeat protein, which codes for MSSTEDEQLADLKDWWTRNGKPLVTGGLLALVIVFGWQAWQKYQSNQSQGASILYQQLLETTLTPSGKPDAARVSDLAGKLNSEFGGSAYAQYGSLFVAKVAVDSGKLDDAATELKAIVAKPANPALGEIARQRLAQVLAAQDKADEALKLLEGDADTAFLATREELKGDLLVQLGRADEANAAYQKAKAALSDEAAVGGLQIKLDDLAKGDA
- a CDS encoding M23 family metallopeptidase; this encodes MPRFLAPLLLLCLTFNAHADSYITRLLNKPVPGGVAVVDLGASTQAPKASYQGKPVLVVKEQNNWLAIVGVPLTVKPGTQQISSGNRNLSFTVGSKKYPEQRITLKNKQQVNPDPENLKRIEGELAEQIQAYRSFSPNTPSNLLLDKPVNGPLSSKFGVRRFFNGEERNPHAGLDFAVPAGTPIKTPAAGKVILVGNYFFNGNTVFVDHGQGFISMFCHMSKIDVKVGQQLARGGVVGKVGATGRATGPHMHWNISLNDARVDPAIFIGAFQP
- the leuA gene encoding 2-isopropylmalate synthase, which codes for MSMLKDPSSKYRAFPTIDIPDRTWPSKTITAAPIWCSSDLRDGNQSLIEPMDATKKLRFWKTLVQVGVKEIEASFPAASQTDFDFVRTLIEGGHIPDDTTIQVLTQGREDLIERTFESLRGAKKAIVHLYNATSPSFRRIVFNQDKDGIKEIAVSAAKLFVKYAAQQPDTEWTFEYSPETFSATELEFAKEVCDAVIEVWNPTPEHKMILNLPATVECATPNIYADQIEWFGRHINRRDSVIISLHTHNDRGTGVAATELGLMAGADRVEGCLFGNGERTGNVDLVTVALNLYTQGVHPELDFSDIDGVRKVVEECNQIQVHPRHPYVGDLVHTAFSGSHQDAIRKGFAQQKPDALWEVPYLPIDPADIGRSYEAVIRVNSQSGKGGIAYLLEQEYGISLPRRMQIEFSQVVQRETDRLGLEMTAKQIHSLLISEYLQANTPYALVSHRLQEENGNSAVEVEVASKGQGETNLHWRGKGNGALEALVAGLPIPVEIMDYNEHAIGAGTNAKAAAYIELRVNGERAVHGVGIDENITTASFKALFSALNRSLSQPEAKAA
- the bamB gene encoding outer membrane protein assembly factor BamB, which gives rise to MRDVIRWKHAALLALAVLAAGCSSNSKKELPPAELTDFKEEVVLQKQWSRSIGDGQGETYNMLVPAIDGDTIYAADVTGEVMALDRSNGNVKWEKDLDLPVSGAVGVAYGLLTIGTLKGEIVALDASSGEEKWRARVSSEVLAPPANNGDVVVVQTQDDRLIGLDAATGTQRWLYDSTPAVLTLRGTSAPIVTNRLAVAGLSTGKVVALDISNGVPVWEQRVAIPQGRSELERVVDIDGGLLLSGSTLYVASYQGRIAALDLDSGRQLWQRDASSYAGVAQGFGSVYVSLASGTVEGVDERSTTALWSNDSLARRQLSAPEVYSSYVAVGDLEGYLHLLSQVDGRFVGRERIDSDGLRARPLVVGDTIYVYGNSGKLEALTIK
- a CDS encoding amidohydrolase, which encodes MRDLSALPNLNIALIQTTLAWHDRQANLEHFAQLLEQARGADLIILPEMFTTGFSMDSETLAEPENGPTSKWLRVQAAKFDAVITGTLIVQAADGSHRNRLLWARPDGEVLHYDKRHLFRMAGEHNHFTPGERQVQFELKGWRVRPLICYDLRFPVWSRDAQDTDLLLYTANWPGARRQHWNRLLPARAIENLCYVAAVNRVGTDGKGFAYTGDSQVLDFQGETLLSAGEADGVFQVVLNAADLQAYRTRFPANLDADTFEFT